aagtagacacagttattgttttttttttctcgtgttattttatgttacataaattgaaaataaaaaaaatcaaaatatatatatatatttttttttctttattgggaaacaaacagcacaAAGAATAAATTCGTtcatgaaacataaaaaaaataatcaagccaacaaagtttccacttaaaacatattattatatataaaatttatgaattattaactcgtttgttttatgttttaactttttacaatttttgagtaaactaggtacccatattttactatcaaatttcatggttttaggtttccaacgaatattttaataagaggtgaatgggtagcggctgtaagactgagaaaatgaccacgattatgctggccacgcgcataaagtcaatttaatacgattagtgattgaaaaatatttgaatataagactacatcatattagtaaaatgcaaacaatgacgatgactctgagttctaagcgacaaaaatttaaaaaacttatacaacataaaggattctaggtttaagaaaaatagttaaaaaaaaccgactgcaaactgaaaagagataaacagaggggataggaagtgtcctttcatacgattatcttacgaatatattttttttattattctaccgatttttgttttatttttagtaaatttatttaaaactataaacaggtttttattttcacatacccattttacctatattaaattaattgtttaataaaaattttagggactttttttaaaaggtgtcaacacttcactcactcacacatctttaaaaaagtggcttcacttttctgttctaggtagtcgtgggtcgtaacgtcttttatgtgtaatcggttatacgtagtttcgtggatacgcgtaactagtttcgaaactgcttatttttcgaaactagttatttttgtatacagtatCAGTACGGGACGGtgacgttatattacttttgtttgtattatggttatgaagtagttttatatgttataacttGTAGCATATACGAATTCCGTTACGTAAgttaatattgatggatagtataattaaattaacttcccttcatattttatccaggcttacgactccctgcaaaacatgttatttaaattactttttgatttttgtatattcataataatcgatgcaggcgtatttagaagttcatttgattttatgtacagtttttaattatttttcgaaatacatacatacatacatataattaaaaatacaacaaaaaacccatactattttagtatatacttcaacacgagacaataacattaatcgttaataattaatcactcgtcaactgtcttaacttaatgctaaatagtaaattcgaaaatatttaaaaagaaacacgaccgaaattaaaatttctttaaaaaaactgtgcgtattaaaataaacttaagctcaTAGTCAATTGCGTCCCATGagcatattcgaaaacaaagatgcatctatagtacttatagccatctccttttatcctacgcgtaagcgtatctgcgtattgtaatgattaatattagtaacctgttacgttattaggcaaaacgcttatgcgccggtcgttgtgtcaagtttttgataaaactgcgtacgaaaaaaaactgcgtacgtaaaataatcgttacattcgtatcggcgaaactacgtatatggttattagcttcgtaactagttactgaaaccgattacgttaaataacggCCACCGCtagttctaggtgcgttatctacctttttttacttgatctatgtatacattatattcCTTTAAAACTGATTTAGACCGATTTTACCGggtgcaataaaaaaattgtgtgatcCTTTCTATTGaagaaaaagtattaataagAATTCTGCCAGTGATAACTTCAAATAAGCAATAGTTCACCCATCGATAGACAGTTTATAATTTACCCTCGATCTAGTTCTTTAGAacgatttttttaactttcaaacTACAAATCGGGCTAGATGGGCACCCTCAGGTTTCTTGttctttacattaaaataagttttgatTCAGCTTATTTTTAGGCACTACAGATGCTGCAGTAGAGTACTCTTTGACTAACTGTTGTTTTAGATTCTTGTTCTTGTAGTTTAAATTGATCATGGTCTAAATGTTCTTTTGACACTGATTCTCTCATTTCACACTGTCATACTCATCAAGCATCAGTTACTTATTATCTAGCAATATCTTATTCCTTTAAAGCTTttactagtaataataaataaacacttcacactcaacagttcccagtaggattttctcctgtgtcagggatccggaaacacataaTACTTTGGCATAAAtgcccagaccatgacaaacatctatatggccaatacagatgTCTGTTAcgagcagggatcgaacccatGACTACCAGCATAATATTCAGTGCTGTAACCGCTACGCTAACGCGTTGTGAAAGTGACTCAATATTCATGCATATAGTGATAATGAGTCATTTATACCAATCTTGTTCACACCACAAGGGAGTAAtagtacttaaaattaaaaaaaaaaaaacattggcaATGCTATGAAAAATATCTATTGATGAAGTGACTAATTTGTACTCAATTACACTTTGCCTTAACACTTACTCTTATGATGACAAAGGTATACATGTATAAATTAGGTTATATTTTGGCTAAGTGTCGGTCTAAACCATGTAACAAAAATGTTCACGGGCACAGGTAACATTACAAGGAAAATGCAACAATCTATTATTAACAATTCACAGTACCCTCATCGTCCAACCATTACGTGTCCTTAATGTTTCTGTTGTagttactatattattacaacTAACATGTGCTAATTTTACtttgaattaaattgttttgtttgttttaggtcatggttttataattaaagtgtTGATTATTGAGCTAGTTTTCCAAGTTAGACTCAAAATTGAGACCGTTCTTTGATTCGCCCAGCTCATCCTTCAAAAGATCTTCACCATACATGGTGCTAGCGAAATCAACTGTGTATCTTTGAAAGCCAACAAACcaaggataataataatacagcaTTACTCATTACATTGAATCTGGCAGAGCCATTTTTGACCTCTTAATATAACTCATAACCAAAAATAATGGTTATGAcctattatttctatgtaaaccAATCCTCAcatcaaaataattaagtaaaaaaccACATTTTAAGTAGTAAAACTTAATAGATATGGTgctgtataataaaaatatagaagacACAAACAAACATCCAGAATGGGATTCTGCAAAGGGCCTAAGAGAACCCATCAAGGCTTTAGAGGTTAGATgttgtgattatttatttaagtagtattttgttgtaaatatattaagaatatcaaagttattactttttatttgacACAGTGTTAATAGTTGCATATTTGATTTATGCATtttgacaaaattataaaatttcgttaattattaagttaattaaaaaacactCTAGTGTGGTGTGCTATGGGTGCATGTGCCATATGCACACCTAATCATCGAAGGCTTCGAAGGGTTTGATTCCTGCTCAGAATGGATATTtgtctgtacaaatatttctttccagtttggatgttaGTTGTGGGTTTCCTCACTGTGCCTCGAAGAGCGCTTTAAGCTGtcagtcctggttgttatcatatgcACCTGATAGTGATTTTTACTCATATGGTCCTTGAGCCAGGTACAAATTTAGTCAATTATTTCCTCTCATTTAAAGCTTCGTAAAATGCACCTTGAAAGatgtaacaaaaagttttaaggaTATCAGCTGACGAACTTTACACCGAGATACAGCCAGCTgacattaattttcattcatagtAGCATATAAACTATCACCAGGTAAATTTTCAGTTGAGAGGAAatcattgcaaatatttttttgtcatgtTCAAGCAGCCAGCTGACCTTTATTATTAGGGCTGCCATCCGTCCGGGTTTCCCCAGATTTGTCCTAGTTTGTAAGGCGTCCGGGCAGCGTCCGGGCGGGGTTCTGGGTGGGGTTCTGGGTGAAACACTTTTGGTCCGGGTGAGGACACTTTTTATGTTAAGAGAAatcattttaaatgaataatttgcATTAAATTAAGCATATAGATACTAAAAGATTCAGCGCTACAAATATTCACCCACTAGCCGAACAAATCGCTCCACACAGAATAAATTGGTCATCACAGAATGAtgctctaatttttttttatgttcgtccgggtaaaatttctttatttcactCCAAATGTCCcagatttttgaatttttggcCGGGCGTCTGTAGTTTATGTGATGGCAGGCCTACGTATTATCCACCATGTTATGGtcagctgactttatttttccttcAAGATATAAAGTAAACTATAATTCAACAAATTCAAAGtgagaaaaaaattactaaaaaaacttttttttctccATGGGTGGAAGGCTGCCACTTCCAGTCCCAACCACGGAGTCGCAGCTGACGGTCacgaatattcataatataaatctctaatgcattttacgaagttttgATTGGGAGGAAATTGGTCTGGAATTGGTCTGACTAAAGTGGTGGACTaagctattctgatgtccaaaataaaccaaaagatatatccaaaaaaatgctgtccaaagtcactatttcacgcggacgaagtcatgGGCGCAGCTAGTAGAATTtatacaatttagtttttatatagtaaaatgAAAGTGAAAAGCATGACTTACTGTACCTTTTgttgaattttcaataaataaattattatcatatgtaTTATCTGCTTGCAGGATAAGTGGAAAATTGTGCCATCTTTTCTTCAAATAAAGGGATTGGTTAAACAGCATATTGactcatttaattattttattaatgtggaAATTAAGAAAATAGTTCAAGCTAATGAGAAAGTGTTCTGTGATTCTGATCCTTTATTctacattaaatatttgaatgcTTATGTTGGACCCCCAGACCTAGAGGAAgcttataatataacaaaacctACAACTCCACATGAATGTAGGCTCAGGGATATGACATACTCTGCACCAATAACAGTTGACATTGAATATATTAGAGGAAATCAaagagtaattaaaaataaacagttaATTGGACGGTAAAACCATACTACTGAGTACTTTATAATGATAAGTTTATCATTAGCAatgctattaaaataaaattataacattaaatacaGAGATGAGTTTTTTCTACACAATTTGTTTACtacaattgttatattttttcagAATGCCATTGATGTTAAGGTCATCAAATTGTGTGTTAACAAACAAATCTGACTTTGAATTAGCACAGTTGAATGAGTGTCCCCATGATCCAGGCGGTTACTTTATCATCAGAGgtaaaactcaaaatatttttaatgaaagttcATATTTTAATCTCATTTCAAAACTATAtgttatatgtacatttatttattgtctttctctgatttttgtatgtttttaggTCAGGAAAAAGTGATATTAATTCAAGAGCAACTGTCTCGTAATCGAATGATTGTGGATGAATTTAAAGGGGCTATACAATGTCAAGTTACAAGCTCAACCCACGAAAAGAAAACTAGAACAAATATTATTGTGAAAAATGGGAAATATGTTCTAAGACACAATGCCTTATCAGATGTatgtttagtataaaaaaaatctatgtacTTGTtggccaagaaagtggtgtaccaccctaaggtttaatgccgcttgcagattcataaatgataaagattagtttcgctttCAGATCGAAATCGAGATTggtctttatctgattattgataacgatTATTACTGTTTGTAACGTGACAGCTGCTCTTACACATATGCAGTCGAGTGAAAAATAACAGAgaaaatatatcgattttagagtaaaataataatagaaattacttaaatatatttgacaaaATGTCAATTGTTAGTTTTCTTTATCAAATGGAATTTGTTTGTCtacttaaatagtttttattacttttgattggatatatttaaaaaaaattgtagaaattaatctccttttttaaccgacttcaaaaaaggcggaatatatattatgtatgttcgatcaatcttttttcgttggaaaggagatattcctagtttagtacaatgataaggaaaccaggatctgatgatgggacactagagaaatcgagggaaactctcgaaaatccgcataactttttactgggggtatagattttgatggtttttagtttaatcgaaagccaatgtttatcatgtggtcacatttaaatttcatcgagatctgattacaacttttggagtaatctttgataatgcgtatttacttgactattttttcgtctacctatgttgtattactagtcaatataattgaagtcggtttttcttcgtttgcctgcaaacaaaattattattattttatttataataaagtttaaaatgtcatgtataataatgacgtatgaatacctatcaattaggtttacgtcattattatatgtctctttcagtaatatcttttaataacgaacgttgtaattttcgatgaccaggaaactaaattaaaactggtacaccactttcttagCCAACCGTACTATTACCTATATCCTGAATatgtacaattattattttgaattagctgccctggcgaacttcgtaccgtcatatttttttttttttttcgttagtataattatagattttgttttaaatatttttatacataaaccttgcctttataataacaaaaagaattatGCAACTTGGGGCAGACGTTCGGAAGTTATATGCATACAAACACtggcatttttttataaatagattgTAAATTTGAATTGTCTTTATTATAGGACATACCAATAGCTGTAGCCTTCAAAGCTATGGGAATTTGCAGTGATCAAGAAATAATACAACTTGTTGGTACTGATGAATTGGTTATGAAAAAAATGGGCCCATGTATAATGGACTgccacaatttaaaaatatttactcaaaATCAAGCTTTAGCTTACATTGGCAGTAAACTTAAAGTGAAGAGGTAAAtgctttaaaaaatgttttttcccCTTTTTTTGTACCACTCATGATCTCTTATGTATTTTATAGATTTCAGGCACCCAATGCTAAAGTTAGAACTCCTATTGATGAAGCTAGAGATCTTTTAGCCACTACAATATTGGCTCATGTAGCTGttgaaaattacaatttttatgtcaAAGCCATTTACTTAGCTATAATGGTAAAAAGAGTAATTGATGCTGAGATTAACAAGGCGGCTATAGACGATCCAGACTATTATGGAAATAAAAGACTTGAATTAGCTGGGTCATTATTGGCTCTTATGTTTGAAGatctttttaaaagatttaactGGGAATTGAAGTCTATAGCTGATAAAATCATCCCCAAAGTTAAAGCAGCACCGTTTGATGTTGTGAAACATATGAGACCAGATTTAATTGCTAATGGCCTTTTTACTGCAATATCTAGTGTAAGTGTTTCTATATTACGACAAAATTTGACAAACGTTTGCAATATATTTACCTTTTaaatgacaatatttttttttttagggaaACTGGACTATCAAAAGGTTTAAAATGGAACGACATGGTGTTACACAGGTTTTAAGTCGACTTAGCTATATTTCAGCTTTAGGTATGATGACAAGGGTGAATTCGCAATTTGAAAAAACAAGAAAAGTGTCTGGACCTCGATCCTTACAACCATCACAATGGGGCATGCTGTGTCCTTCAGATACTCCTGAAGGAGAATCTTGTGGTCTTGTAAAAAATTTAGCACTCATGACACATATAACAACAGAGTGTTCTGAAGAACCTATAGCCAAATTGGCATCTTATGCTGGAGTGACAGATGTTAGAATTCTTGGAGGTCATGAAATCAACCATCCAGCATATTACATGGTGTTTTTGAATGGTAAGATTGACAACACTTTACAATGTCATATACTAAcaattataacatattacaacAATAAGTATATTTTCAGGAAACATTTTAGGCGTAACTAAAGAATATAagaaactaattaaaatttttagaaaatttagacGCCGCGGCCTAATTTCAGCGTTTGTATCTATTTACCCAAATCATAAACAATCAACTGTTTATATATGTAGTGATGGAGGAAGGTTGTGTCGgccttatataattgtagaAAAGGGCTATCCGCTAGTCCAGCAGTTCCACATTAACGAACTTAACAGAGGCATTAGGAAATTTCAAGATTTTCTTACTGATGGTCTCATTGAATACTTAGATGTGAATGAAGAGAATGATAGCCACATAGCAACTGTGGAATCAGAAATTGAACCATATGTGACTACTCATCTAGAAATAGAACCATTTACAATCTTAGGAGTCTGTGCTGGCCTTGTGCCATATCCACATCACAATCAGAGCCCTAGAAATACCTACCAATGTGCTATGGGCAAACAAGCTATGGGTATGTACTTTAAATAACTGACAAAGTTACAATTTCCTTGAACTATTTTTCTATAGTACAACATTTCTTAATGTAAATCTTATAGTAATCAATTTTCTgatatccaattttttttaattttatttcaggtaCAATTGGCTACaatcaaaaaaatagaattgacACTTTGATGTACAACTTAGTCTATCCACAATGTCCAATGGTCAAAACTAAAACTATAGAATTGACAAACTTTGATAAGTTGCCAGCTGGGCAGAATGCAACTGTAGCAGTTATGAGTTACAGTGGCTATGATATAGAAGACGCT
Above is a genomic segment from Melitaea cinxia chromosome 5, ilMelCinx1.1, whole genome shotgun sequence containing:
- the LOC123653506 gene encoding DNA-directed RNA polymerase III subunit RPC2, which translates into the protein MVLYNKNIEDTNKHPEWDSAKGLREPIKALEDKWKIVPSFLQIKGLVKQHIDSFNYFINVEIKKIVQANEKVFCDSDPLFYIKYLNAYVGPPDLEEAYNITKPTTPHECRLRDMTYSAPITVDIEYIRGNQRVIKNKQLIGRMPLMLRSSNCVLTNKSDFELAQLNECPHDPGGYFIIRGQEKVILIQEQLSRNRMIVDEFKGAIQCQVTSSTHEKKTRTNIIVKNGKYVLRHNALSDDIPIAVAFKAMGICSDQEIIQLVGTDELVMKKMGPCIMDCHNLKIFTQNQALAYIGSKLKVKRFQAPNAKVRTPIDEARDLLATTILAHVAVENYNFYVKAIYLAIMVKRVIDAEINKAAIDDPDYYGNKRLELAGSLLALMFEDLFKRFNWELKSIADKIIPKVKAAPFDVVKHMRPDLIANGLFTAISSGNWTIKRFKMERHGVTQVLSRLSYISALGMMTRVNSQFEKTRKVSGPRSLQPSQWGMLCPSDTPEGESCGLVKNLALMTHITTECSEEPIAKLASYAGVTDVRILGGHEINHPAYYMVFLNGNILGVTKEYKKLIKIFRKFRRRGLISAFVSIYPNHKQSTVYICSDGGRLCRPYIIVEKGYPLVQQFHINELNRGIRKFQDFLTDGLIEYLDVNEENDSHIATVESEIEPYVTTHLEIEPFTILGVCAGLVPYPHHNQSPRNTYQCAMGKQAMGTIGYNQKNRIDTLMYNLVYPQCPMVKTKTIELTNFDKLPAGQNATVAVMSYSGYDIEDALILNKASIDRGYGRCLVYKSAKTIMKRYSNQTSDRILGPSRDATTGKVIKAHEILDSDGIAAPGEMVENRQVLINKQMPTAMSNPISQGQPQQIDYKDVPIIYKGPVESYVEKVMVSSNSEDAFLIKTLLRQTRIPEIGDKFSSRHGQKGVTGLIVQQEDMPFNDRGICPDMIMNPHGFPSRMTVGKTIELLAGKAGLMEGKFHYGTAFGGSKVRDVCAELERHGYNYNGKDIFYSGLTGEPLEAYVYSGPVYYQKLKHMVQDKMHARARGPRAVLTRQPTEGRSRDGGLRLGEMERDCLIGYGASMLLMERLMLASDAFSADICGACGRLAGRAWCHACRSSAAVAAVEMPYACKLLFQELASMNIVPKLTLKKYC